In the Hippoglossus stenolepis isolate QCI-W04-F060 chromosome 14, HSTE1.2, whole genome shotgun sequence genome, one interval contains:
- the LOC118121467 gene encoding N-acetyllactosaminide beta-1,3-N-acetylglucosaminyltransferase 3-like isoform X2 translates to MGKVRTKTLLLGFSLGLLVLYLSKDFTAKRVICIPKNVREGSSEIRRSTTNNSYVYSFPKCQQNASAGNVEGFGSLPGNIKDFLYHKHCRHFPMILDVPDKCGGADESADVFLLLVIKSIPDNFERREVLRKTWAKERLHNGVQIRRIFISGETGSGFERGRQNRLLELEQNEYNDILQWDFRDTFYNLTLKQVLFLEWMERNCPKARFLLNGDDDVFANTDNMVEYLQGLRDNDGSKHLFTGHLIQNVGPIRSPGSKYYVPVQVQESESYPPYCGGGGFLLSGYSAMVIYNMSKSIPFIPIDDVYMGMCMAKAGLGPVHHMGVRTAGMYIPSHKLDEFDPCYYKEILLVHRFLPAGIYLMWQRINDPNLKCELAKKSF, encoded by the coding sequence ATGGGAAAAGTCCGCACCAAAACATTGTTGCTGGGGTTTTCTCTTGGTCTGTTGGTCCTCTATCTCAGTAAAGATTTTACTGCCAAAAGAGTCATTTGTATCCCCAAAAATGTGAGAGAGGGGAGCAGTGAAATAAGAAGATCCACAACGAACAACTCCTACGTATACTCCTTCCCGAAATGCCAACAAAACGCATCTGCTGGAAATGTCGAAGGCTTCGGCTCTCTTCCTGGTAATATAAAAGACTTTCTCTACCATAAACACTGTCGACATTTTCCCATGATACTGGACGTTCCTGACAAATGTGGAGGAGCTGATGAATCTGCAGACGTCTTCCTTCTCCTGGTCATTAAAAGCATCCCTGATAACTTTGAACGCAGAGAGGTACTGCGCAAAACCTGGGCTAAAGAGAGGCTGCACAACGGTGTGCAGATCCGGAGGATCTTCATCTCAGGAGAGACGGGTTCTGGTTttgaaagagggagacagaacaGACTTCTTGAGCTGGAACAAAATGAGTACAATGACATTCTTCAATGGGACTTTAGAGACACGTTCTACAACCTCACCTTAAAGCAGGTACTCTTCCTAGAGTGGATGGAAAGAAACTGTCCGAAAGCTCGCTTCTTGCTAAATGGTGATGATGACGTTTTTGCCAACACAGACAACATGGTTGAGTATCTCCAAGGCCTCAGGGACAATGATGGAAGCAAGCACCTCTTTACCGGACATTTGATCCAGAACGTGGGGCCCATTAGATCACCAGGGAGCAAGTACTATGTCCCAGTACAAGTGCAGGAGTCAGAGTCTTATCCCCCTtattgtggtggtggaggcTTCCTCCTGTCTGGCTATTCAGCTATGGTCATATACAACATGTCCAAGTCCATCCCTTTTATTCCTATTGATGATGTTTACATGGGGATGTGTATGGCCAAAGCTGGATTAGGTCCAGTTCACCATATGGGTGTAAGGACAGCAGGCATGTACATTCCCTCGCATAAACTAGATGAATTTGATCCCTGCTATTATAAAGAGATTTTACTGGTGCACAGATTCCTTCCAGCAGGCATCTATCTTATGTGGCAAAGAATAAATGACCCCAATCTAAAATGTGAATTGGCAAAGAAATCATTTTAG
- the LOC118121467 gene encoding N-acetyllactosaminide beta-1,3-N-acetylglucosaminyltransferase 3-like isoform X1, with protein MYQRAKLALRAFLRDLKMGKVRTKTLLLGFSLGLLVLYLSKDFTAKRVICIPKNVREGSSEIRRSTTNNSYVYSFPKCQQNASAGNVEGFGSLPGNIKDFLYHKHCRHFPMILDVPDKCGGADESADVFLLLVIKSIPDNFERREVLRKTWAKERLHNGVQIRRIFISGETGSGFERGRQNRLLELEQNEYNDILQWDFRDTFYNLTLKQVLFLEWMERNCPKARFLLNGDDDVFANTDNMVEYLQGLRDNDGSKHLFTGHLIQNVGPIRSPGSKYYVPVQVQESESYPPYCGGGGFLLSGYSAMVIYNMSKSIPFIPIDDVYMGMCMAKAGLGPVHHMGVRTAGMYIPSHKLDEFDPCYYKEILLVHRFLPAGIYLMWQRINDPNLKCELAKKSF; from the coding sequence agattTAAAGATGGGAAAAGTCCGCACCAAAACATTGTTGCTGGGGTTTTCTCTTGGTCTGTTGGTCCTCTATCTCAGTAAAGATTTTACTGCCAAAAGAGTCATTTGTATCCCCAAAAATGTGAGAGAGGGGAGCAGTGAAATAAGAAGATCCACAACGAACAACTCCTACGTATACTCCTTCCCGAAATGCCAACAAAACGCATCTGCTGGAAATGTCGAAGGCTTCGGCTCTCTTCCTGGTAATATAAAAGACTTTCTCTACCATAAACACTGTCGACATTTTCCCATGATACTGGACGTTCCTGACAAATGTGGAGGAGCTGATGAATCTGCAGACGTCTTCCTTCTCCTGGTCATTAAAAGCATCCCTGATAACTTTGAACGCAGAGAGGTACTGCGCAAAACCTGGGCTAAAGAGAGGCTGCACAACGGTGTGCAGATCCGGAGGATCTTCATCTCAGGAGAGACGGGTTCTGGTTttgaaagagggagacagaacaGACTTCTTGAGCTGGAACAAAATGAGTACAATGACATTCTTCAATGGGACTTTAGAGACACGTTCTACAACCTCACCTTAAAGCAGGTACTCTTCCTAGAGTGGATGGAAAGAAACTGTCCGAAAGCTCGCTTCTTGCTAAATGGTGATGATGACGTTTTTGCCAACACAGACAACATGGTTGAGTATCTCCAAGGCCTCAGGGACAATGATGGAAGCAAGCACCTCTTTACCGGACATTTGATCCAGAACGTGGGGCCCATTAGATCACCAGGGAGCAAGTACTATGTCCCAGTACAAGTGCAGGAGTCAGAGTCTTATCCCCCTtattgtggtggtggaggcTTCCTCCTGTCTGGCTATTCAGCTATGGTCATATACAACATGTCCAAGTCCATCCCTTTTATTCCTATTGATGATGTTTACATGGGGATGTGTATGGCCAAAGCTGGATTAGGTCCAGTTCACCATATGGGTGTAAGGACAGCAGGCATGTACATTCCCTCGCATAAACTAGATGAATTTGATCCCTGCTATTATAAAGAGATTTTACTGGTGCACAGATTCCTTCCAGCAGGCATCTATCTTATGTGGCAAAGAATAAATGACCCCAATCTAAAATGTGAATTGGCAAAGAAATCATTTTAG